CGGGATCGAATCCGAGCAGCGACAGACGGAACCCGTTTTGCCCACTGAGTTTACCGTGACAGCCGCCCGAGTTGCAGCTCAACTTCGAGAAGATCGGCACGACCTGGTTCGGGAAGTTGATCGGCAGCGATTCGTCCATGGCGGTCAGATTCACGGGCAGTTGCAGTTGCTTGCCCGCCGCCTGGATGGAGATGCTCGTTTGGCCGTTCTTGAGCGGGGTCACGCGGCCCGTGGTGGTGACGCGGAGCAGTTGCGGGTCGGTGACGGTGTATTGGGCGGTGGCGGTGAGGTCGATGAGACGGCCATCCGCTCGTTTTCCGGTAATCAGCAATTGCGGGGAATTTTCGATTCCTCGGAGCCGGAGTTCGGACGGAAACACCGTCACGTCTTGGATTTCGGGCGTCGCCGCGGGAGTCGGTGCGGCCGCCAGGACTGGGTGGTGGACACCCAATGACCAGATGGTCCCGATCAGGCAGGAGAGAATCAGACGACGAAGCATGGGTTGGATCTCGCGGCGAGTTCAAACAGGGAGAATCGGGTCAATCCGCCGACTCTCCCGCAGTCGGTCGACGACTGGGGAGAGCGGGAAGGTGATGCGAGACAGCACAAACCATCAAATCAATTCACGAACCGGCTCGCGGTCATCGAGAATGTACATCGGTCGGCCAGCCCCGTTCATGAAAGTCATGGCGGGGTCGATGCCCATGGCGCGGTAGATGGTGGCCAGGACTTGCGGCACGGTGTAGGGGTTATCCTTGGGTCGTTCGGCGCGCTCGGTGGAGGAGCCAATCGCTTGGCCCATCTTCAGCCCGCCGCCGGCAATCATGGCCGACATGACCGGCGACCAGTGATCGCGGCCCGCGCCGGAGTTGATCTTCGGCGTTCGGCCGAATTCGCCCCAAACCACGGTGACGACATCATTTGCGAGTCCGCGATCGTGGAGATCGTTGATGAGATTCGCAATGGCGCGGTCCAGTTGCGGGAGCTGCCGTTTGAGCGTGGTGAAATTCTGGCCGTGCGTGTCCCACCCGCCGATCGACAGCGTAATGCACCCCACACCGGCTTCCACCAATCGGCGAGCGGTCAGGAACTGTTCGACGCCCTTGTAGCGTTCGCGGGTGGCGGCATCTTCTTGGGTCAGGTCGAGCGCCTTGCGGACCACGCCGGACGTGACCATTTCGATGGCCTTTTGACCGAACGTATCCAGGCCGCTCATGGTGCCGGATTGATCCAAGTCGCGGCGCAGATCGTCAAACCCGGTGAGCAGTTGCTTGCGGGCTTCGAGCCGTTCGGCGGTGACACCGTTGGCGAGCCGCAGATTCGACTGCCCTTGCCCGCTGGGGGTGAACGGGCGATGCGAGATGCCCAGGTATCCCGGTTCCGTGCCACGCGACATGCCACGCAGACTCACAAAGTGAGGCACCGACGAGGCTTGCGACGAACGGATCTTCGAGACAATCGAGCCAAACGACGGGTGCCCGGCGGTCATATTGACCCGTTCGGGGTACCCGGTGGTAACGAGCGAATCCGAATGCTCATCCACCGAAACGAGCGAGCGAATGATGGCAAGCTTGTCCATCATCTTGGCCTGCATCGGGAAATGTTCGCTGATTTGAATTCCCGAGACATTGGTCGCGATGGGCTTGAATTCGCCGCGGAATTCGGCCGGAGCGTTTGGCTTGAGGTCGTACATATCGATGTGCGACGGGCCGCCCGGCAGATAAATCATGATGGCGGATTTGGGCCGACCCGTTGTGCCCGCAGCGGGATTCACTGACGAAGACGCAGCTCGAGCGCGGAGTACGTCGGCCAGGGTAATCCCTGCACCAAACGCACCAATTTGCAGGAAGTTACGGCGAGAGATTCCGTCACAGAATCGGTGAGATGATCCGGTGATCTCCAACATGGGGAGCACCCCCTGAGGTAGGTACGCCAACGGTCGAACGGAAGTGGGCAGATCGCTCGATATCCGACCGAACGATCCGGACAATCATGCATAATTGTGGATATGACACAATCATGCCCCAAGTGTAAATGGAACCCGCAGCGATTGCGATGGTTTCGCAAAATTTTTAAGAAATTTTCCCGGGCCGCTTCCAAGATCCGGGAAAATAGGTGCGACCGCTTCCCAGAGTCGCCAGACTTCCCAAACTGCTCAACCATCGCAGTCCGCGCAGTTGCGTGGAATTCACGCCGCTTGTTCGCCCCAGACTTGAGCGAGTGACACGAGCACGGCCACGGCGGATTCCATCTCTTCCAAGCAGGTCCATTCCAACGGCGAATGCGGATTGTGTTCGCCGGTCGAAAGATTCGGCGTGGGCACCCCTTTGGCGGTCAGCAATGCCCCATCGGTGCCGCCGCGAATGAAGCGATGAATGGGGGTGATGCCGATTCGGCGATGGGCTTCATCCGCGAGTGCGATTGCCCGGGGATCTTTGGCAATCCCGTCGGCCATGTTGCGGTATTGCGGCTTGATTTCGACTTCGATTTTCGCTCGCGGGTCGGTCGATTCGACTTCTCGAGCGATTTGTCGGAGCATATCGGCTTGATCGGCAAGTTTGGCAGTCACAAAGTCGCGCAACAGCAGACCAATGGTGACTTCGGCGACTCCGCCGCTGATTTGGTACGGATGGATGAAGCCATCGCGTCCATCGGTGGTTTCCGGGCTGAGCGTGGCTTTGGGCAAGCGTTCCAGCACCATGGCTGCCAATCGGACGGCGTTGACCATTTTGCCTTTGCCGATGGAGGGGTGAATATTGACCCCGCGCACGGTAATCGTCGCCTTATCGGCAGAGAAGGTTTCCGCTTCGATTTCGTGAGCGGCGGCCCCGTCGAGGGTGTAGGCCACGACCGCCCCCAACTCGGCGGGTTCGACATGGGCGATGCCTTTGCCAATTTCTTCATCGCAGGTAAAGCACAGTCGAATCGGGCCATGCGGAATTTCGGGATGGGCCAACAGCGTGGCGGCGGCCTGCATCATCACGGCGACACCCGCTTTATTGTCGGCCCCTAAAAGCGTTGTGCCATCGGTGGTGATGATCGTTTTCCCAATCAGGCCAAGGAGTTCGGGATTATCTGCGGGGTCGATGACCTTGTTGGGATTGCCCGGCAACACGAGCGGTTGCCCCTGATATTGGGTGACCACCTGCGGGCGGACATTCTTCCCGGTGGTTTCCGGGGAGGTGTCCACATGGGCGATCCAGGCGATGACCGGCGTGGGTGTGGAGATCGTCGCCGGGATGGTCGCATAAACAATGCCCCATTCCGTCTGATGCGCATCGGCCAAGCCCATGGCTTTGAGTTCGTCCACCAGCAGGCGGCCGAGTTCGAGTTGGCCGGGAGTGCTGGGGTAGTGCGTGGCGGCTTCATCGGCTTGCGTGTCGATTTTCACGTAGCGAAGGAAGCGGTCCAGCAGCGCGGCAGTATCAATCGAGGCGGTCATGATGCTTCGGAATCCTGCGTCAGAGAATGCGGCGGGGATGATTCCGCCGGGGACGACGAACGAGACTTGGAAATCGCGCGATTTGGCTTTTTCGCCGATTTGGGCGCGACCACACCGACTTTCGGACAGCTACTGGCGAGCGCACACTGATCGCAAGTCGGTTTTCGAGAATGACAAATCTGGCGGCCATGCAAAATCATGCGGTGGCTGAAGGTGGTCCAATGCTTGCGGGGGATCTTTTCCATCAGGTCGTGTTCGACTTTGACGGGGTCTTCATGCACGGTCAGCCCCATGCGCCGCGACAACCGGCCCAAGTGGGTATCGACGGTAATTCCCGGCGTGGCAAAGGCATCTCCCAGCACCACATTGGCGGTTTTGCGTCCCACCCCGGCGAGCTGCACCAATTCCTCCAGCGTGCTGGGCACTTCGCCTTGGTGACGCTGCAAAATTTGATTGCAGCAGGTTTGAATGTTTTTGGCTTTGTTGTGGTAGAAGCCGGTCGAGGCGATGAGTCGCTCGATTTCCGCAATTTCCGCTTCGGCGAAGTCGCGCACCGTTGGAAAGCGAGCAAACAGCGCCGGCGTCACCTGATTCACACGTTTATCCGTGCATTGAGCCGAGAGAATCGTGGCGATCAATAATTGAAGCGGCGTCTCGAAATTCAGCCCGCATTCCGCATCGGGATACAGCGTTTCCAGGGTGGCCATGAGCCGCCGGATGCCGATTCCCCGCCGTGACTGTTCTGCAACCATGCGCGTTGTCTCCCGCTCGTCTTGTTGTGCATGATAGCAACCGGAAGCGGCGAGAAACCATCAAATCTCGCGGTGCAATTTGGGAAAGATTGGCCCCAATCGCAAGCGGATGGCTGGCCGAAGAGACCGATCGGAATATCCGATATTCGCACGATCAGGGTGATGCCAGACAAGAATTCTGTTGCCAATCCTGAAAAACGTGGAATTCCCCGTTGATTCGCCGGGATTGCGGAACACAATAATTCGGAATGATCACGTTCAGAATCGCCCACCCGGTGGTATACCGCAACGAATTGGACTATCATCAACCGTAGCGATTGGGACCGTTGGATAAACCGAATGCGTGATGTTCAGATGGATTCCTGGCAGGATGGCATCCATGACCTATGATCCCGGATCGATCCTGGTGTCGGATGAGGCGCTTGCGGAATGTGCGCGCGAAGCGATTCATCTGCCCGGTGCGATTCAACCGCACGGTGTGCTGCTGGCCTTCGATGCGGCCTTGCGGTTGGGCCGGTGGAGCGCGAAGGCAGCCTCGTTGTTCGGCTTCGTGGGCAAGGAATTCGCCGGGTGCCAATTCGCAGACTTATTCACCGATTCGACTGCCGCGATGCTCGAACAATCGAGCCGCGAGTTACTCGTTGGCGGCATCGAAGATTGGGGCGAAGTCACCTTTCGCGGCGGGGATTCCGGACCGCATGTCGCGTTCGCGCATTGGAGCGGCGGTTGGCTGA
This DNA window, taken from Tuwongella immobilis, encodes the following:
- a CDS encoding DUF1501 domain-containing protein; translated protein: MLEITGSSHRFCDGISRRNFLQIGAFGAGITLADVLRARAASSSVNPAAGTTGRPKSAIMIYLPGGPSHIDMYDLKPNAPAEFRGEFKPIATNVSGIQISEHFPMQAKMMDKLAIIRSLVSVDEHSDSLVTTGYPERVNMTAGHPSFGSIVSKIRSSQASSVPHFVSLRGMSRGTEPGYLGISHRPFTPSGQGQSNLRLANGVTAERLEARKQLLTGFDDLRRDLDQSGTMSGLDTFGQKAIEMVTSGVVRKALDLTQEDAATRERYKGVEQFLTARRLVEAGVGCITLSIGGWDTHGQNFTTLKRQLPQLDRAIANLINDLHDRGLANDVVTVVWGEFGRTPKINSGAGRDHWSPVMSAMIAGGGLKMGQAIGSSTERAERPKDNPYTVPQVLATIYRAMGIDPAMTFMNGAGRPMYILDDREPVRELI
- the pepT gene encoding peptidase T; translated protein: MTASIDTAALLDRFLRYVKIDTQADEAATHYPSTPGQLELGRLLVDELKAMGLADAHQTEWGIVYATIPATISTPTPVIAWIAHVDTSPETTGKNVRPQVVTQYQGQPLVLPGNPNKVIDPADNPELLGLIGKTIITTDGTTLLGADNKAGVAVMMQAAATLLAHPEIPHGPIRLCFTCDEEIGKGIAHVEPAELGAVVAYTLDGAAAHEIEAETFSADKATITVRGVNIHPSIGKGKMVNAVRLAAMVLERLPKATLSPETTDGRDGFIHPYQISGGVAEVTIGLLLRDFVTAKLADQADMLRQIAREVESTDPRAKIEVEIKPQYRNMADGIAKDPRAIALADEAHRRIGITPIHRFIRGGTDGALLTAKGVPTPNLSTGEHNPHSPLEWTCLEEMESAVAVLVSLAQVWGEQAA
- the nth gene encoding endonuclease III, translated to MVAEQSRRGIGIRRLMATLETLYPDAECGLNFETPLQLLIATILSAQCTDKRVNQVTPALFARFPTVRDFAEAEIAEIERLIASTGFYHNKAKNIQTCCNQILQRHQGEVPSTLEELVQLAGVGRKTANVVLGDAFATPGITVDTHLGRLSRRMGLTVHEDPVKVEHDLMEKIPRKHWTTFSHRMILHGRQICHSRKPTCDQCALASSCPKVGVVAPKSAKKPNRAISKSRSSSPAESSPPHSLTQDSEAS